The Xanthomonas sp. CFBP 8443 genome has a window encoding:
- a CDS encoding hybrid sensor histidine kinase/response regulator gives MGWLLLLWSAAAAAAVPPTPQPRQLTVADGLPSNSINGFAEDRLGYLWLASSDGLARFDGRGYRIWRVEDGLRDNKIWTVHVDAQNRVWFGTQNAGMGMLSADRRTFRYYDRSNYPQIGGGTVWAIASTPDGSIWFGTANGGLDRLRADGTLSRYMPMPGDERSLPSPAVISLATTPDGTLWVGTRGGVARWTGHDFERLPASALPRPEVLGLTPERDGTLWVASQGGARLLRADGSVVAPYWSNMPSESVLGMLVHDRHGNRWFDTLDGLGRESDAGQIHNVPLYSNSAHGLVKPNWSLAFEDREGDLWFASFNAGLWYLPANWRQFSVLSHRVDDPDSMGNPYVIATAASRDGGVWLAGTRGMLDKLDPATGTVRHHITALFGRDWSRALVEDGQGRVWAAASTGVLRYDPASGEVRRWGKQDGADAPMPGEVDRMMLSGDGRVWLFGEIGGAQVRDLDGHVLRNIAPGADGLPAELTVDDARPGPLGQPWLLGQHGVLAWDATSERFAPVPGAPARALSAFTITDGNVVWLASLGRLERYLWDGARLSLLDRIDAEQEFPSLAPNGVVVDASGVAWLSSVRGLIRVDPASKAIRSYSVHDGLPNQEFRPQTLTQARSGQILGGTPDGVVLFEPTQVVPSRRQPPLVIERIGVRRGERALDLLHAGSIALQEGDRDLHVVARLLSFSDTDANTYRFRLSGYDPDWVDVGASGERLFSRLPSGHYTLEMQARTADKVWSKVTTLRFRVLPPWWRSPWGMAGLAVLALLALWLASYLYRRRLRRRNAWQLALHKQELAEQASLAKTRFLATLGHEVRTPMTGVLGMSELLLATPLDPKQRGYTESIRGAGAHLLRLVNDALDLARIEAGRLELDQQPFDLGRLIAELEAMMAPMAHSRGLAFALDNAMPAEVTASGDATRVRQILLNLLNNAIKFTDHGSVTLRVAPLHDNQGVRFEVADTGPGINAEQQARLFQRFEQADGPRTAARYGGSGLGLAICQELAVAMGGRVELHSKLGVGTRFIVDLPLPWIPEPLQAGTRGGRETQAATRPLRILLVEDDPTVAEVVSGLLSARGHHITHAAHALAALTEVAGGSFDVALLDLDLPGLDGLALARQLRVFGYEMPLIAVTARADADAEPQARAASFDGFLRKPVTGDMLAEAIEAAVKPGPGTGDQGPGTAAEPGEGRGSGEA, from the coding sequence TTGGGGTGGCTGCTGTTGCTGTGGTCGGCGGCGGCCGCCGCGGCGGTGCCGCCGACGCCGCAGCCGCGCCAGCTGACCGTGGCCGACGGCTTGCCGTCCAACAGCATCAACGGCTTCGCCGAAGACAGGCTCGGCTACCTGTGGCTGGCCAGCAGCGACGGCCTGGCGCGGTTCGACGGCCGCGGCTACCGCATCTGGCGGGTCGAGGACGGGCTGCGCGACAACAAGATCTGGACCGTGCACGTCGACGCGCAGAACCGGGTCTGGTTCGGCACCCAGAATGCCGGCATGGGCATGCTCTCGGCGGACCGGCGCACGTTCCGCTACTACGACCGCAGCAACTATCCGCAGATCGGCGGCGGCACGGTGTGGGCGATCGCCTCCACGCCCGACGGCAGCATCTGGTTCGGCACCGCCAACGGCGGCCTGGACCGGCTGCGCGCGGACGGCACGCTGAGCCGCTACATGCCGATGCCGGGCGACGAGCGCAGCCTGCCGTCGCCGGCGGTGATCTCCCTGGCGACCACGCCTGACGGCACGCTGTGGGTGGGCACCCGCGGCGGCGTGGCGCGCTGGACCGGGCACGACTTCGAACGGCTGCCGGCCTCGGCGCTGCCGCGGCCCGAGGTGCTGGGCCTGACCCCCGAGCGCGACGGCACGCTGTGGGTGGCCAGCCAGGGCGGTGCGCGCCTGCTGCGCGCCGACGGCAGCGTGGTGGCGCCGTACTGGAGCAACATGCCCAGCGAGAGCGTGCTGGGCATGCTGGTCCACGACCGCCACGGCAATCGCTGGTTCGACACCCTCGACGGCCTGGGCCGCGAGAGCGACGCCGGGCAGATCCACAACGTGCCGCTGTACAGCAACTCCGCGCACGGCCTGGTCAAGCCCAACTGGTCGCTGGCGTTCGAGGACCGCGAAGGCGATCTGTGGTTCGCCAGCTTCAACGCCGGCCTGTGGTACCTGCCGGCCAACTGGCGGCAGTTCTCGGTGCTGTCGCATCGGGTGGACGACCCGGACTCGATGGGCAATCCCTACGTCATCGCGACCGCCGCCTCGCGCGATGGCGGGGTGTGGCTGGCGGGCACGCGCGGCATGCTGGACAAGCTGGATCCTGCCACGGGGACGGTGCGCCACCACATCACCGCGCTGTTCGGGCGCGACTGGTCGCGGGCGCTGGTCGAGGACGGCCAGGGCCGGGTCTGGGCGGCGGCGTCGACGGGGGTGCTGCGTTACGACCCGGCCAGCGGCGAGGTGCGGCGCTGGGGCAAGCAGGACGGCGCCGACGCGCCGATGCCCGGCGAGGTCGACCGGATGATGCTCAGCGGCGACGGCCGCGTGTGGTTGTTCGGCGAGATCGGTGGCGCCCAGGTCCGCGACCTGGACGGACACGTGCTGCGCAACATCGCCCCGGGCGCCGACGGGCTGCCGGCGGAGCTGACCGTGGACGATGCCCGGCCCGGCCCGCTGGGCCAGCCCTGGCTGCTCGGCCAGCACGGCGTGCTGGCCTGGGATGCGACCAGCGAGCGTTTCGCGCCGGTGCCGGGCGCGCCGGCGCGGGCGCTGAGCGCCTTCACCATCACCGACGGCAATGTGGTCTGGCTGGCCAGCCTCGGCCGCCTGGAACGCTATCTGTGGGACGGCGCGCGGCTCAGCCTGCTCGACCGCATCGACGCCGAGCAGGAGTTTCCGTCGCTGGCGCCGAACGGCGTGGTGGTCGATGCCAGCGGCGTGGCCTGGTTGAGCAGCGTGCGCGGGCTGATCCGGGTCGATCCGGCGAGCAAGGCGATCCGCTCCTACAGCGTGCACGACGGCCTGCCCAACCAGGAATTCCGCCCGCAGACCCTGACCCAGGCGCGCAGCGGACAGATCCTCGGCGGCACCCCGGATGGGGTGGTGCTGTTCGAGCCGACCCAGGTGGTGCCGTCGCGGCGGCAGCCGCCGCTGGTGATCGAGCGCATCGGCGTGCGCCGCGGCGAGCGCGCGCTGGATTTGCTGCATGCCGGCAGCATCGCGCTGCAGGAAGGCGACCGCGACCTGCACGTCGTGGCCCGCCTGCTGTCGTTCTCCGACACCGACGCCAACACCTACCGGTTCCGGCTCAGCGGCTACGACCCGGACTGGGTCGACGTCGGCGCCAGCGGCGAGCGCCTGTTCTCGCGCCTGCCGTCCGGCCACTACACCCTGGAGATGCAGGCGCGCACCGCCGACAAGGTGTGGTCGAAGGTCACCACGCTGCGCTTCCGCGTGCTGCCGCCGTGGTGGCGCAGCCCCTGGGGCATGGCCGGGCTGGCGGTGCTGGCGCTGCTGGCGCTGTGGCTGGCGTCGTACCTGTACCGGCGGCGCCTGCGCCGGCGCAACGCCTGGCAACTGGCGCTGCACAAGCAGGAGCTGGCCGAGCAGGCATCGCTGGCCAAGACCCGCTTCCTGGCCACGCTCGGGCACGAGGTGCGCACGCCGATGACCGGCGTGCTGGGCATGAGCGAACTGTTGCTGGCCACGCCGCTGGATCCCAAGCAGCGCGGCTACACCGAATCGATCCGCGGCGCCGGCGCGCACCTGCTGCGCCTGGTCAACGACGCGCTGGACCTGGCGCGGATCGAGGCCGGGCGCCTGGAACTGGACCAGCAACCGTTCGACCTGGGACGGCTGATCGCCGAACTGGAGGCGATGATGGCGCCGATGGCGCACAGCCGCGGCCTGGCGTTCGCGCTGGACAACGCGATGCCGGCCGAGGTCACCGCCAGCGGCGATGCGACCCGGGTGCGGCAGATCCTGCTGAACCTGCTCAACAACGCGATCAAGTTCACCGATCACGGCAGCGTGACCTTGCGCGTGGCGCCGCTGCACGACAACCAGGGCGTGCGCTTCGAGGTCGCCGACACCGGCCCGGGCATCAATGCCGAACAGCAGGCGCGGCTGTTCCAGCGCTTCGAGCAGGCCGACGGCCCGCGCACCGCCGCGCGCTACGGCGGCAGCGGCCTGGGCCTGGCGATCTGCCAGGAGCTGGCGGTGGCGATGGGCGGGCGCGTCGAACTGCACAGCAAGCTCGGCGTCGGCACCCGCTTCATCGTCGACCTGCCGCTGCCGTGGATCCCGGAACCGCTGCAGGCCGGCACCCGCGGCGGGCGCGAGACCCAGGCCGCGACCCGGCCGCTGCGCATCCTGCTGGTCGAGGACGACCCCACCGTCGCCGAGGTCGTCAGCGGCCTGCTGAGCGCGCGCGGCCACCACATCACCCACGCCGCGCACGCACTGGCGGCACTGACCGAAGTGGCCGGCGGCAGCTTCGACGTGGCCTTGCTGGACCTGGACCTGCCCGGCCTGGACGGCCTGGCGCTGGCGCGGCAACTGCGCGTGTTCGGCTACGAGATGCCGCTGATCGCGGTCACCGCCCGCGCCGACGCCGACGCCGAACCGCAGGCGCGCGCGGCCAGCTTCGACGGCTTCCTGCGCAAGCCGGTCACCGGCGACATGCTGGCCGAGGCGATCGAGGCGGCGGTGAAGCCGGGACCGGGGACCGGGGACCAGGGACCCGGAACGGCGGCGGAACCAGGCGAGGGCCGGGGATCCGGAGAAGCTTGA